The following proteins are encoded in a genomic region of Streptomyces sp. NBC_01723:
- the rmdA gene encoding cyclic Di-GMP phosphodiesterase RmdA, translating to MRAEPDGPEDRLRRFATIWSRAVFPVTSTSSTRPEFEDELLPLARRLSEVLRARGFDAAEARAVGAALVDAHCTDPEALARTLDCVDAYLVLYCGEDGDPEDLRARSARLQHAMAAGFAGALRARTLAEQEAIAQAALKAQGVVAEALHASEARFRAVFEGAAIGIGIADLDGNVLQVNDALMRMFGIADPTLGGRRATEWTHPDDAPQTWRLYDELVRGMREHYHVEKAFYRPDGTVLWTNLTVSLLRDADGHPQYQLALMEDTTERRLLNLRLRYEATHDALTGLPNRSFFFERLEKALNAGPGQRFGLCYLDLDGFKTVNDSLGHAAGDRLLVEVADRLQACATAPGEMVARLGGDEFVALTTGPDTRHEVDELAGRIMNALLAPISVDGRELTVRGSIGIVEGPAGERSPAEVLRSADITMYRAKSAGGNRFELADPEADARVITRHGLTTALPAALERGEFFIEYQPLVHLGDGSVRGAEALVRWLHPQHGVLGPDRFIPLAEHTGLIVPLGRWVLEQSVRQARAWRERYGETTAAGPLRINVNLSPCQLTHPGLVQDTVEILERTGVAPDALCLEVTESALIGADDDLLKPLRRLAEMGVDIALDDFGTGYSNLANLRRLPVSVLKLDRSFTQSMQRFPADPVDLKIVEGIVALAHSLDLSVTVEGVETGAQAEQLRILGCDTAQGWYYARPGPPDRLHQLALVDATG from the coding sequence GTGAGGGCGGAGCCGGACGGGCCGGAGGACAGACTGCGCAGGTTCGCGACGATCTGGAGCCGGGCCGTGTTCCCGGTGACCTCGACGTCGTCCACCCGGCCCGAGTTCGAGGACGAACTGCTGCCGCTGGCCCGCCGGCTGAGCGAGGTGCTGCGCGCCCGCGGCTTCGACGCCGCCGAGGCCCGGGCGGTCGGCGCCGCACTCGTCGACGCCCACTGCACCGACCCCGAGGCGCTCGCCCGGACGCTCGACTGCGTCGACGCCTACCTGGTGCTCTACTGCGGCGAGGACGGCGACCCCGAGGACCTGCGGGCCCGTTCGGCGCGGCTCCAGCACGCCATGGCCGCCGGGTTCGCCGGGGCGCTGCGGGCCAGGACCCTGGCCGAACAGGAGGCCATCGCGCAGGCCGCCCTGAAGGCGCAGGGCGTGGTGGCCGAGGCGCTGCACGCCAGCGAGGCCCGCTTCCGCGCGGTCTTCGAGGGTGCCGCCATAGGCATCGGCATCGCCGACCTGGACGGCAACGTCCTCCAGGTCAACGACGCCCTGATGCGCATGTTCGGAATCGCCGACCCGACGCTCGGCGGCCGCAGGGCGACCGAGTGGACGCACCCCGACGACGCGCCGCAGACCTGGCGGCTCTACGACGAGCTGGTGCGCGGCATGCGCGAGCACTACCACGTGGAGAAGGCCTTCTACCGGCCCGACGGCACGGTTCTGTGGACCAACCTGACCGTCTCCCTGCTGCGGGACGCCGACGGCCACCCGCAGTACCAGCTGGCGCTGATGGAGGACACCACGGAGCGGCGGCTGCTCAACCTGCGGCTGCGCTACGAGGCCACGCACGACGCGCTCACCGGGCTGCCCAACCGGAGCTTCTTCTTCGAACGCCTCGAGAAGGCCCTGAACGCGGGCCCGGGCCAGCGCTTCGGCCTGTGCTACCTCGACCTCGACGGTTTCAAGACCGTCAACGACAGCCTCGGCCACGCGGCCGGCGACCGGCTGCTGGTGGAGGTCGCCGACCGGCTCCAGGCCTGCGCCACGGCGCCCGGCGAGATGGTCGCCCGGCTCGGCGGCGACGAGTTCGTCGCCCTGACCACCGGCCCCGACACCCGGCACGAGGTCGACGAGCTGGCCGGCCGCATCATGAACGCGCTGCTCGCCCCGATCAGCGTCGACGGGCGCGAACTGACCGTGCGCGGCAGCATCGGCATCGTCGAGGGCCCGGCGGGCGAACGCAGCCCGGCGGAGGTGCTGCGCAGCGCCGACATCACCATGTACCGGGCCAAGTCGGCGGGCGGCAACCGCTTCGAGCTGGCCGACCCGGAGGCCGACGCGCGCGTCATCACCCGGCACGGGCTCACCACCGCGCTGCCGGCCGCCCTGGAGCGCGGCGAGTTCTTCATCGAGTACCAGCCGCTGGTCCACCTCGGCGACGGCAGTGTGCGCGGCGCCGAGGCGCTGGTGCGCTGGCTGCACCCGCAGCACGGGGTGCTCGGCCCTGACCGGTTCATCCCGCTCGCCGAGCACACGGGGCTGATCGTGCCGCTGGGCCGCTGGGTCCTGGAGCAGTCCGTGCGGCAGGCCCGAGCCTGGCGGGAACGGTACGGCGAGACGACCGCGGCGGGCCCGCTGCGCATCAACGTCAACCTCTCGCCCTGCCAGCTCACCCACCCGGGCCTGGTCCAGGACACCGTCGAGATCCTGGAGCGGACCGGGGTCGCGCCCGACGCGCTGTGTCTGGAGGTGACGGAGTCGGCGCTGATCGGCGCGGACGACGACCTGCTCAAGCCGCTGCGCCGGCTGGCCGAGATGGGCGTCGACATCGCCCTGGACGACTTCGGCACCGGCTACTCCAACCTCGCCAACCTGCGCAGGCTGCCGGTCAGCGTCCTCAAGCTGGACCGTTCCTTCACGCAGAGCATGCAGCGGTTCCCCGCCGACCCCGTGGACCTCAAGATCGTCGAGGGCATCGTCGCCCTGGCCCACAGCCTCGACCTCTCGGTCACCGTCGAGGGCGTGGAGACCGGCGCCCAGGCGGAACAGCTGCGCATACTGGGCTGCGACACGGCCCAGGGCTGGTACTACGCCCGCCCCGGCCCACCGGACCGGCTCCACCAACTGGCCCTGGTGGACGCGACCGGCTAG
- a CDS encoding LysR family transcriptional regulator — protein sequence MQLQQLQYFVAVAETRHFTRAAEAVHVAQPSLSQQIKALERELGADLFLRARGNITLTDAGEALLPLARRILADADTARHEVLELVQLRRGRVRLGATPSLCTGLLPDVLRAFHDRYPGIQLLIEEGGSLDLVRELARGALDLALVVLPLPTASPALTTVELLREDLVVVSSPESARPGGGRRAVDIADLEGERLVMFRHGYDLRELTVAACRSAGFEPDFAVEGGEMDAVLGFVRAGLGMAVVPRMVAARSGRGLRVTPLARPGLHRTIALAHRSDVAPPRAARELQRMLLER from the coding sequence ATGCAGCTGCAACAGCTCCAGTACTTCGTGGCGGTCGCCGAGACGCGGCACTTCACGCGCGCCGCGGAGGCGGTCCACGTGGCGCAGCCGTCGCTCTCCCAGCAGATCAAGGCGCTGGAGCGGGAGCTGGGCGCGGACCTGTTCCTGCGGGCCCGCGGCAACATCACCCTCACCGACGCCGGGGAGGCGCTGCTGCCGCTGGCCCGGCGCATCCTGGCCGACGCGGACACCGCGCGGCACGAGGTGCTGGAGCTCGTGCAACTGCGTCGCGGCCGGGTCCGGCTGGGCGCGACGCCGAGCCTGTGCACGGGCCTGCTCCCCGACGTGCTGCGCGCGTTCCACGACCGGTACCCCGGCATCCAGTTGCTGATCGAGGAGGGCGGCTCGCTCGACCTGGTCCGGGAGCTGGCGCGCGGCGCGCTCGACCTCGCGCTGGTCGTGCTCCCCCTGCCCACCGCCTCGCCGGCGCTGACCACGGTGGAGCTGCTGCGGGAGGACCTGGTCGTGGTGTCGTCCCCGGAGTCGGCCCGGCCGGGCGGGGGACGCCGGGCCGTGGACATCGCGGACCTGGAGGGCGAACGCCTGGTGATGTTCCGGCACGGCTACGACCTGCGGGAGCTGACCGTCGCCGCGTGCCGCTCCGCGGGGTTCGAGCCGGACTTCGCGGTGGAGGGCGGGGAGATGGACGCGGTGCTGGGATTCGTCCGGGCGGGGCTGGGGATGGCGGTCGTCCCCCGCATGGTCGCGGCCCGCTCCGGCCGCGGACTCCGGGTGACACCACTGGCCCGGCCCGGGCTGCACCGGACCATCGCGCTGGCGCACCGCAGCGATGTGGCTCCGCCGCGGGCGGCTCGGGAGTTGCAGCGGATGCTGCTCGAAAGGTGA
- a CDS encoding succinate dehydrogenase: MARTVWDSTVGKKTVMAVSGLVMLLYLVAHMIGNLKIFFGPEEINHYAHWLRTVGEPFMHYEWTLWLIRVVLVAAVVAHATSAYQLSRRDIKARPTKYANKKAGKSFATRTMRWGGIILGLFIVWHILDLTTGTVHPGGYEHLRPYQNIIDTFSTWYGNVVYIAAVVALGFHVRHGLWSAAQTLGVGSRTRDRALKTIANVLALLLTVGFVAVPVGVMTGVVS; the protein is encoded by the coding sequence ATGGCGCGCACCGTGTGGGACTCGACCGTCGGCAAGAAGACAGTGATGGCGGTCAGCGGTCTCGTCATGCTGCTCTACCTGGTCGCCCACATGATCGGGAACCTGAAGATCTTCTTCGGGCCGGAGGAGATCAATCACTACGCCCACTGGCTGCGTACCGTCGGCGAGCCGTTCATGCACTACGAGTGGACGCTCTGGCTGATCCGTGTCGTCCTCGTGGCCGCCGTGGTCGCCCACGCCACCTCCGCGTACCAGCTGAGCCGCCGCGACATCAAGGCGCGCCCCACCAAGTACGCGAACAAGAAGGCGGGCAAGAGCTTCGCCACCCGCACGATGCGCTGGGGCGGGATCATCCTCGGCCTGTTCATCGTCTGGCACATCCTCGACCTGACGACCGGCACCGTGCACCCGGGCGGCTACGAGCACCTGCGCCCGTACCAGAACATCATCGACACGTTCTCCACGTGGTACGGGAACGTCGTCTACATCGCCGCCGTGGTCGCCCTCGGCTTCCACGTCCGGCACGGTCTGTGGAGCGCCGCCCAGACCCTCGGCGTCGGCAGCCGCACCCGCGACCGCGCCCTGAAGACCATCGCGAACGTCCTCGCGCTGCTGCTCACGGTCGGCTTCGTCGCCGTACCCGTGGGCGTCATGACCGGAGTGGTGAGCTGA